The genomic window ACTGTTGAAGTGGTAGATCGCTTGGGCAGTAAAACAACTTTAGAAAATAAATTTCAAGTTATGAGCGTGGCTTTTAAAAGAAGAATTTTGAACGTTCAAGGTAATAAGCTTCAATCAGAATTGGCATTTACACAGTTGCAAGAACAAGATCTTGAAAACGCACTTGCACAAGCTTCTGCCGATTCAGTATCTGAAAAATTGTGGAGTGGTGTATTTGAAGTTCCAATCGTAAGTAAAGGAATTACAACAGAATTTGGCGTTATTCGAACATCACAAGAACGTGGTCGTCGAGTACACAAGGCACTCGATTTGATAGCGGAGCCAAGAAGCGTTATTTGGGCATCAAACAACGGTATCATTGTCTTAAAAGATCGTTTTACACATAGCGGCAACACAGTTGTGATTGATCATGGTTGTGGCGTTTTAAGTCTTTATTATCACCTGCTTGATTTTGCAGATATTTCTGTCGGTCAGCGCGTTAAAAAAGGACATCCTCTTGGACGTATGGGTATGACTGGTTATGCAAGTGGTGATCATTTACACTGGGAAATTCGCGTAAATAATACTGCCGTTGAACCAATGCAATGGACACAACGCTGGTCATAAATACATAGAAATTTAGATAAAGAAAAAGGCTTTCGAAAATAAAATTTCGAGAGCCTTTTTCTTTATCTGTTTTTTTAAAACTTTTTTAAGACTGGATTGATGTTGCTGCTGAACTAAGTTGCAAAGTATTAGCTTGAGTCATATTATTTTTGATACGAGTTGTTTCTTGTAGCGCTTTTTTTGCATATAGCTCAGCTCTATAATGCATCGGTGACGAAACTTCAGTTTTTGGTAATTCTTTTAGCCCTTGATGAAGATTGGAGAAAAACTCTTGTAGAGTTATTATATCTTGTTGAGTTGGTCTTTGGCTTGTAAAAGTATTAAAAGTTACGAAGCTTAAACAAACAAGTAAGGTGTATGTTTTTTGCATAATGTTCCCTAAATAGATATTAAAAAGTTGAATTTAAAAGTGTTTCATTACATGGCCTACTTTTTTAGAGATGGTCTTGTATCAAATGTAACAGCTATTTTTTAAGCTGCAACATTCAGAGTAATTTTTGAGAGAAGATATTTAATATCATCATCTGCAAATCGAAGACCAAGTCCATAGAATGGAGAAGCATTGTCACTTACAAAGTCATCAACACCAAACGTCATGTAAAGATTATTGAGCACAAATACTCGGTTTAACCATTTTACGTGCGGACGACGTTCATCGCCGTATTGAAGTCGTTGTAGACCGTGCATATCAAATATTTCAAGAGTGGTAATCCAAGAAAGTTTATCGGTACCAACAGGAATAAAGAAGTCTGCACCTGCACCAAAAGCTCCTTCAAAAAGACCTATGCGCAACGCAAGATTGTCATAAATTTTTCCGAATTGGAATCCATAAGCAAACGGTTGACGATGTTGTGTAAGAATTTGTGGCGCATGCATACGACGGTTAAGAGAAGCAACTTGATCATTAGGATCAGTAGGAATCTCATTGTATGGAATTTCTGAGAAGGTATTTTCTCGAGAATCAAGATAGGTAGTATATTGCCAATCTCTACTGACGAAACCTCTTTCAGATGATGCAATTTGTCCCATGTAGAAAAAGCTGCTGCCAGTATGAATGCGTACGTTAAAGTAACCTTTTGTGTCAGTCCATCTGTATTGATCACTTGGTCGTTGCATATTTTCTGAGTGAGCGTCAAAAATAACGCCGAGTGATTCAAATTTTGCTAAATAATTTTTTATACCAGAGACAGCTGTTTTAATATCTCGGTACATATCATCTTCATTGACCAATTTACCAAGAAGGCCGCGACCTTCATCGATTTTTTGAGAAACTGAAGTAATGCTTCCAAATCCTTCGCGTGCTTCATCTGCTGCGCGTGAAAGCGACTGCGCAGAGCCACTTAACTGCTCTTTAAGAGCTGGAAGATCTTCTTTAAGTGTTGCTGTAAAGCTTTGCATGTTGTCGATAATAGCTTTTAAGGCATCTTTATCAGAAAGTGCGCCATCAAGAGACGATGCAATGTTGTTGATTTTGTAAGATGCGTTTGAAATATTTTCAACGATGTTTTTCATTTGTTCTGAACGTTCAGGACCGGTAAACGCATCTTTCATGCTATCGGTTATTTGTTCAACGTGCGTTGCGATATTTTTAAATTTAAACAGAAGTTCATCAACAGAAACCGCTTCGCGTCCTGGACGAGTTAAATTGTTTCCTGAATGAAGTTGCGGGAGCATAGGGTCCCCAGGAATGATCTCTAAGTACTTCGATCCAATTAAACCTTCTTGACGGACTATGGCATAAGCGTTGTCATATAAAGCGTATTTTTTGCTGACCATAATTTTTACTTGAGCAGTGCCTTTTTGGGTGAGTTCAATATTGTCGACCCAACCAACTTTTACACCAGCAATTTTTACTTCTGCTTTTTCTGATAATCCAGAAACATCATCAAAAGAAACTGTGAACGGATAATGCCCTGAAGAGGTAATCCGAAAAGCTCCAATACCCAAAACCATGAACATAAAGACGCTGACGGCAAGGATGACAAATATGCCAACTTTTGTTTCTGTATTAATCTGCAAATTATTCTCCGGTTTATATCTGATAGGCCTTCATAACCTCAATGCTTATCAAACTATTTTTTGCCTTCGACCTTACTATAGTAAAGATTGTCGAACTTGTCTCGTTTATATTTGCCTTGAGCAATAAGGAGAATATATTAGCTTCAAATTGTGTCGTCAATATTGTTTTTACTTCTTGAGCAAGATCTTTGTACTCTTTTTGATATAAATCTTTTAAAGAATTGTTCCAATCAGTTTCCCATTTTGCAGTTTTTGCACATTTTGAAAATAATTTATTTATTTCTTCCTGCGACATATTTTGTTTTGGCTTAAGTCCTAAAATTTTGCACCAGGATTGCGATAATAGCCAAGGATTAATGGTATCTTGCTCGGTGGAAACGGTAAAAATATCAGTTAGAAAAACATTTTCTTTTTCAGACGCTTCAAAATTTAAAAAAACGTTTGATTGAAAAGCTGTTTCAAATTCTTTAATGGACAGTAATTCTGTGACATCATTAAAATCAAGTCCGCGGCTGGCTAGATGTTTTTCAAATGCTGGAAATAGAGAAGGTTTTTTTGTGATCGAAGCTATTTTTTCAAACAACCACGTGCATAATTTTTTACGATCATTGGGCTGCCCTTCGTTTAAAAACTTTTTTTTCTCGAAGTCATATAAGCTGTTTAAATTTAATTTTCCTTGCTCGGATTGTACGGCAATAGAAAGAGTTGCATCAACGCCATCAGCTTTCTGCGTGAGTTTGTATGATTCTTGTTTGTTAAAAAAAGGAGCAAGTTGCTTAAGGAGTGTTTGATCTGTGTTTGTCTCTGCTTTTGCGACAGCTGCTTTTTCTTCTTTTGGAGTTTGATCATTTGGCTCCTGAGGGGTTATGACGCTGTGAGCAAGAGCAACACCGCTGAGCGCCAGGCGATGTGTTTTTTGTTTTGCGACCAGCACTGTCATCAGCTGCCGGTAAGTAACTACTTGCATAAAATATAAAGAAACGATGACGGAGCATACAGATAAAATGCTAAACAATAAAAATAAAATAAAACCTGGTTTTTTATGCACGAGGTCCTCCTGAAGCAGCTGGATTTGCAGCGCTAATAGCTGTATTATTTGTAGGTGACTTAGCTTGATTACCTTTAGCTTTTTGCTCTGCTTGTGATCTTTTTTCTGCAAATGATTGTAAGCTTTGCTCTTGATTGATTGGGACAGCAAAAAATATTTCATAGTCAATTTCTGGTTTTTCAATGTCATGGACAAAAGAAATTTTTAATTTTATTGCTTCTGGTAAGTCTGGAGTGTCATCATCTTTTTTCTTTGCATCATCGCTTTTAGCTTCTTTTTGCTTACTGTCTTGTTTATCATCACGTGCAGATTTCTTTTTTTTGTTGTCCCACTCTTTAGCCCAGATGAAAGAAAGTTTTTTATTGTTGTCATCTTTTTGGGTTTGATCAATATAGCCAAATTCGATAGAAAGTTTTGTAATGTTGCTAGCTAGTTCGTAAAAAGTGCCTTCTTTCATTTTTTCAATATCGAAATCAGCCGATGGTTTCTTATCTTCTTTGCGCATGAGTTTAAAAACAGTTTCATTTTTTGGATCAGGAATTAATGTGTAGACAACTCGAACAAAGCAAGCAGTACTGTCACCATACATTTGTAGCGCATTAGTGGTTACAAAGGTTAAAAAACTGAGGTTTTTGTCATTACTTTGTGCGTATAAAAAGTTGTTTCGTTTTATTTTTGAGTCAGAGTTAATTGCTTTAGTTGCTGTTTCGTCTGTTGCTTTTAATTTTTCATAGATCTCTGAAGTAAACCAAAGGGGCGAAATACCTTCAAAGTCAGTGCTTAACCGATCACGTAAAATCATAATCTTTGTATCGCTTGTTGTGATGCGTTGAACTGTTGCTGCACCTTTATTTATTTGATTATAAATCGTAAACACTGCAGTCATGAGCATGGTTGAAATCATCATGCTTATGGCAAACTCAAATAACGTAAATCCGCGTTGGTTATTCATGCAGCACCTTTGGGAGTTTTGGCAGAAGGAGCTTCTTCCTTTTCTTGTTTTGGTGGAATGTATAAAAATGAAAACCATTGATCTTCCTGTTTGTCACGCGTTGCTGTTGCTTGCACTATAAAAACATTTTTTGAAAAATTTTTATACAGCTGTGATGACTGCGCAATTGGCTTGATAGCAATATCTAATTTTACATCAGGATTATGTTTTTCTTGATGAATTTTAACATCGGCTACACTCTTTTTTTCTTGTAGCGCTTGCGCTAGTGTTAGTTTAAAATCGATCAATTCTTTATCGATTTCTAAAAGATTAGAGACCGAATTATGTGCCTTGGATAGTTTTTGAAAAATAGTTGATTGCATCATAAAAAGTGACGTACCCATAATGGTGAGTAGTGTCAGCGCGATTATAATTTCGATAAAGGTAAATCCACTACGGCTTTGCAAAGGTATCATGAAGTTTCGCCTGGCTATAAAAAGGGTTGATAGTGATAGCAAATTGATTGTTGGTTTCTTCGTTTTCATCTTCAATGTTAATCGTAACGGTCTGACTTGTGCCATCAGGCATAATGTAAAACCATGCATCGTGCGTAACTTTACCTTGGCCCATTTCATCAACGCCTTGGATGAAAAAGTTTTTAATCACCAAGCGCTCTGGAATCGTTGTGGAGCTGTGAAATATTCCCTCAGGCACTGGCTTAAATTGCTTGTGCTTGTCTTGCTCTTCTTTCGAAGGAGTATGAATTTTTACTTTAATTTCACGATGATCAAAATCGAAAAAAACTTGATGAATTTTTTTGGATGTAATTGCTTGATAAATGGTATCTGAGAGTAGCTGAGAAAATTGTGAAAAGAATTCTTTTTTTTCTTTGCCACGTGGGTTTGTTAAAAAGCGTGGCGCGACAAATGACATAAACATTGAAATCAAAAGTAATAAAACAAGGATCTCGATAAACGAGACCCCTGCTGTTGTATGTTGCGATAGCTTCTTACTTTGAAGCATAGATTCTATCTTCTTCTTTTTCTGGATCGCCATTTGAATATAGTTCATATGGAGGAGTTGCTCCTGGAGTTAATTTATAAATTAAATCGTTGTCCCAACCATCTTTTGGTAATTCAAGAACTCCGCTATCTTCGTTACCAGCGTAAGGTCCTTGCCAATTTGAAGAGCCTTCTGGTTTTTTCAAAAGATCTTCAAGTCGCTCTGGGTATTTGCCACAATCCATTTTGTATTGTTTAAGTCCTACTTGAATGTTTTTGAGAGTGTTTTTTGTTGTCGTTGCTCTGCCGCGACCAAGTAGGCTCATAACGCGAGGTCCGACCATGGTCATGAGTATTCCCATTAAAACAAGCACAAACATCATTTCGATAAAGCTAAAACCTTGCTGTAATGTTTTTTGGTTTGAGATCATAATAAGTTCCTTTCATTTATGATTCTATTTTTTATGGACATACTTTTTACATTTCATACATACTCATCATTGGTCCCATGATTGCAAACATGATAAAACCAATGACGAAACCCATTAAAACGGTCATGATAGGATCTAATTTTGATGTAAGACTGTCGGTAAAATCATTGAGTTCTGTTTCATAATTTTTTGCTACAGTCAAGAGCATGAAATCAAGATTACCACTTTGTTCTCCGGTGTTAATTAAATAAATTGCCATAGGAGGAAACAGACCAGTCTCTTTTAAAAATGGTGAAATTTTACCTTGTTTTATAATTTTATCTTTTGCAGCTTCAAGAGTTTCAACCAAAATGCTGTTATCAATAATGTTGCATACGATATCTAAAGCTTGCGATAAATTTACACCACTTTCAAGGAGCATGCCGAGTGTGCCGCAAAATTGTACAACAGCACTTGTTCGTGCAAAAAAATTTACAATAGGAATTTTGAGCTTGAGGTTATCAAGAGTTCGTTTTCCCTGTGGAGTAGATTTCCAATATTGAAATGCTACAGCAATTACAAGAATGATGATGACAAGAATAAGGTAGTGATTTGTTAAAATATATGATCCTGTCAGCAGTATTTGAGTTGCTAGCGGCATTTCTTTGCCAGCTGTTTTGAGCATAGATTTTAATTCTGGAATAACAAAAGTCATGATCGCCACGACTGCTGCGGCAATGATTCCTAGCTGGATGAGTGGCCCAGAAAAAGCTTTACTTACTTTTTTTCGTGTTTCTTCTGTGCGCTCTAAATATTCAGTTAATCGTTCTAAAATAGTTTCAAGTTTACCACTTGCTTCACCAGCTTTAACGAGTTGAATGTAAATATTACTAAATGTTTTAGGGTACGCTGCAAGTCCGTCGGCAAGTGATTTACCTTCTTTAACACC from Candidatus Babeliales bacterium includes these protein-coding regions:
- a CDS encoding prepilin-type N-terminal cleavage/methylation domain-containing protein; the protein is MIPLQSRSGFTFIEIIIALTLLTIMGTSLFMMQSTIFQKLSKAHNSVSNLLEIDKELIDFKLTLAQALQEKKSVADVKIHQEKHNPDVKLDIAIKPIAQSSQLYKNFSKNVFIVQATATRDKQEDQWFSFLYIPPKQEKEEAPSAKTPKGAA
- a CDS encoding prepilin-type N-terminal cleavage/methylation domain-containing protein is translated as MNNQRGFTLFEFAISMMISTMLMTAVFTIYNQINKGAATVQRITTSDTKIMILRDRLSTDFEGISPLWFTSEIYEKLKATDETATKAINSDSKIKRNNFLYAQSNDKNLSFLTFVTTNALQMYGDSTACFVRVVYTLIPDPKNETVFKLMRKEDKKPSADFDIEKMKEGTFYELASNITKLSIEFGYIDQTQKDDNNKKLSFIWAKEWDNKKKKSARDDKQDSKQKEAKSDDAKKKDDDTPDLPEAIKLKISFVHDIEKPEIDYEIFFAVPINQEQSLQSFAEKRSQAEQKAKGNQAKSPTNNTAISAANPAASGGPRA
- a CDS encoding type II secretion system F family protein; translated protein: MALYFYRALSKEGKKVSGHLDASSVEAVRSQLTAKGLFPFEVKIQKESGVSFFASLFEQPVSFKDIIFFTKQLAVLLKSGVPLLQSLELLSDQFTGKLRSIIISLKDGVKEGKSLADGLAAYPKTFSNIYIQLVKAGEASGKLETILERLTEYLERTEETRKKVSKAFSGPLIQLGIIAAAVVAIMTFVIPELKSMLKTAGKEMPLATQILLTGSYILTNHYLILVIIILVIAVAFQYWKSTPQGKRTLDNLKLKIPIVNFFARTSAVVQFCGTLGMLLESGVNLSQALDIVCNIIDNSILVETLEAAKDKIIKQGKISPFLKETGLFPPMAIYLINTGEQSGNLDFMLLTVAKNYETELNDFTDSLTSKLDPIMTVLMGFVIGFIMFAIMGPMMSMYEM
- a CDS encoding type II secretion system protein GspG, whose protein sequence is MISNQKTLQQGFSFIEMMFVLVLMGILMTMVGPRVMSLLGRGRATTTKNTLKNIQVGLKQYKMDCGKYPERLEDLLKKPEGSSNWQGPYAGNEDSGVLELPKDGWDNDLIYKLTPGATPPYELYSNGDPEKEEDRIYASK
- a CDS encoding MlaD family protein — protein: MQINTETKVGIFVILAVSVFMFMVLGIGAFRITSSGHYPFTVSFDDVSGLSEKAEVKIAGVKVGWVDNIELTQKGTAQVKIMVSKKYALYDNAYAIVRQEGLIGSKYLEIIPGDPMLPQLHSGNNLTRPGREAVSVDELLFKFKNIATHVEQITDSMKDAFTGPERSEQMKNIVENISNASYKINNIASSLDGALSDKDALKAIIDNMQSFTATLKEDLPALKEQLSGSAQSLSRAADEAREGFGSITSVSQKIDEGRGLLGKLVNEDDMYRDIKTAVSGIKNYLAKFESLGVIFDAHSENMQRPSDQYRWTDTKGYFNVRIHTGSSFFYMGQIASSERGFVSRDWQYTTYLDSRENTFSEIPYNEIPTDPNDQVASLNRRMHAPQILTQHRQPFAYGFQFGKIYDNLALRIGLFEGAFGAGADFFIPVGTDKLSWITTLEIFDMHGLQRLQYGDERRPHVKWLNRVFVLNNLYMTFGVDDFVSDNASPFYGLGLRFADDDIKYLLSKITLNVAA
- a CDS encoding M23 family metallopeptidase → MIPQGRYIVLCLTLCLVAYVSRRTYLYYFDTTQPQVTVIGFEDGKAYAGDVTGSLKGSSPYKVSHISMWIDDSLMHRDFRINKKQFDHPISIPVKTIADGLHSLKFEIVDGTKSQNKTCIERSFYTDNVGLQAALVSLSSGYKVSQGSCLHIQVQVNKQIKSVTAKVLTGTYSFFPESKNSLVYEIFIPIECEQDAGEYPFTVEVVDRLGSKTTLENKFQVMSVAFKRRILNVQGNKLQSELAFTQLQEQDLENALAQASADSVSEKLWSGVFEVPIVSKGITTEFGVIRTSQERGRRVHKALDLIAEPRSVIWASNNGIIVLKDRFTHSGNTVVIDHGCGVLSLYYHLLDFADISVGQRVKKGHPLGRMGMTGYASGDHLHWEIRVNNTAVEPMQWTQRWS